One Roseimaritima multifibrata DNA window includes the following coding sequences:
- a CDS encoding ATP-binding protein — protein sequence MIPSADAFEKLGAFYLGRQYDLKAGKLLDELQMYDSKDLCTHAMCVGMTGSGKTGLCLSLLEEAAIDGIPAICIDPKGDLANLLLTFPDLKPKDFAKWLEPGEAARKGLSDKEYAEQTAKKWKAGLASWGQAPERIANLKEAADFAIYTPGSQAGLPLTVLKSFDAPPPELLSNGEAMRDRVSGAASGLLTLLGIDADPLMSREHILLSSIFDHCWKKGENVSVGSLIGLIQSPPIQRVGVLDLDSFMSTADRGKLAMQLNNLLASPAFASWLEGEPLSIPRLLHTPEGKPRISILSIAHLNDSERMFFVTILLNELLAWMRTQSGTSSLRSLFYMDEVYGYFPPVANPPSKQPMLTLLKQARAFGLGMVLATQNPVDLDYKGLSNIGTWFLGRLQTERDKARVLDGLEGAAIQTGQAFDKAQMEQLLAALGSRVFLMNNVHDDGPTVFQTRWAMSFLAGPLARNQIVDLMAERKAAMEAAVDATEKVSDKEKASAKPIAPSGVSEQFIVPNRPPAAETKLVYRPALLGEGSMHFVRSSASLDHWVDAKILKPCHSPISDPIWEGSLPLNPDIELADQPEEGFEFYELPPELCSSSNYKSWAKQLKDYLYRHHPMTLFNCPELDVYAPPGSSEGEARIAMKQAAHEARDLETEKLRNKYASKLRTVEGKIRTAEDRVAREKDQFKQASVSSLVSFGSTILNAFLGNKISRRTSTTVRGATRAAAQHGDIARAEKAAEQLRLDYEALEVELREDIDALGSTYDIQNLELETVIVAPRKGDLKISEVQLAWAPWQIDAHGMAQPLFEN from the coding sequence ATGATCCCTTCCGCCGATGCATTCGAGAAGCTTGGAGCCTTTTATCTTGGGCGTCAGTACGATCTAAAAGCAGGCAAGCTGCTAGACGAACTGCAAATGTACGATTCCAAGGACCTCTGTACGCACGCGATGTGTGTCGGGATGACGGGAAGCGGGAAGACCGGTTTATGCCTGTCGCTGCTGGAAGAAGCCGCGATCGATGGCATCCCTGCGATTTGCATTGACCCCAAGGGGGATCTTGCCAACCTGCTACTAACCTTCCCCGACCTAAAGCCCAAAGACTTTGCTAAGTGGCTAGAGCCCGGAGAAGCAGCTCGGAAAGGTCTTTCCGATAAAGAATACGCGGAACAAACCGCTAAAAAATGGAAGGCTGGTTTGGCCTCATGGGGGCAGGCGCCCGAGCGAATCGCCAATCTGAAAGAGGCGGCGGATTTCGCGATCTACACCCCTGGCAGCCAGGCGGGTCTGCCTTTGACGGTCTTAAAAAGCTTTGACGCGCCTCCTCCCGAACTGCTTTCCAACGGGGAAGCGATGCGCGACCGAGTCAGCGGAGCGGCATCGGGTCTGCTGACGTTGCTGGGAATCGATGCCGATCCGTTGATGTCCCGCGAACATATCCTGCTTTCGTCGATCTTTGACCACTGCTGGAAGAAAGGCGAAAACGTTTCGGTCGGTTCGTTGATTGGCTTGATCCAGTCCCCACCGATCCAACGTGTTGGTGTCCTTGATTTGGACAGTTTCATGTCGACCGCTGATCGCGGCAAACTGGCGATGCAGCTGAACAACCTGCTTGCCTCGCCAGCCTTCGCCAGTTGGTTGGAAGGGGAGCCACTTTCCATCCCGCGTCTGCTGCACACGCCCGAAGGAAAACCTCGCATATCGATCCTCTCGATCGCTCATCTGAACGACAGCGAACGGATGTTCTTTGTCACGATTCTGCTGAACGAACTGTTGGCGTGGATGCGGACCCAAAGTGGAACAAGTTCGCTGCGGTCGCTGTTTTACATGGATGAGGTCTACGGATACTTTCCTCCGGTCGCCAACCCGCCTAGCAAGCAGCCGATGTTGACTTTGCTGAAACAAGCCCGCGCCTTCGGTCTGGGAATGGTGCTGGCAACGCAAAACCCTGTCGACCTGGATTACAAAGGTCTATCGAACATCGGAACCTGGTTCTTGGGAAGGCTGCAAACCGAACGCGACAAGGCAAGGGTCTTGGACGGGCTGGAAGGAGCCGCAATTCAGACCGGACAAGCTTTCGACAAAGCCCAGATGGAACAGTTGCTGGCCGCCTTGGGCAGCCGCGTCTTCCTGATGAACAATGTGCATGACGACGGACCAACGGTTTTTCAAACGCGGTGGGCGATGTCCTTCCTCGCCGGCCCGTTGGCTCGAAATCAAATCGTTGACTTGATGGCGGAGCGGAAGGCAGCGATGGAAGCGGCAGTGGATGCCACGGAAAAGGTTTCCGACAAAGAAAAAGCAAGTGCGAAACCGATCGCTCCATCGGGCGTCTCCGAACAATTCATTGTCCCGAATCGGCCCCCCGCGGCGGAGACAAAATTGGTTTACCGCCCGGCATTGCTGGGGGAGGGGTCGATGCATTTCGTCCGCTCCAGCGCCTCCTTAGATCATTGGGTCGACGCAAAGATTTTAAAACCGTGCCATTCCCCGATCTCCGATCCGATCTGGGAGGGAAGTCTTCCGCTGAATCCCGATATCGAATTGGCCGACCAACCGGAGGAGGGTTTCGAATTCTACGAATTGCCTCCGGAATTATGCAGTTCATCGAACTACAAATCTTGGGCGAAGCAATTAAAAGACTACCTCTACCGCCATCACCCGATGACGCTGTTCAATTGTCCCGAACTGGACGTTTACGCCCCACCCGGTTCAAGTGAAGGGGAAGCTCGGATCGCAATGAAACAAGCGGCTCATGAAGCCCGCGACCTGGAAACCGAAAAACTGCGAAACAAATACGCTTCCAAACTCCGCACGGTCGAAGGTAAAATCCGCACGGCCGAAGATCGTGTGGCTCGCGAAAAAGACCAATTCAAACAAGCCTCCGTCTCTTCGCTGGTCTCCTTTGGATCGACCATCCTGAACGCCTTTCTTGGCAACAAGATTTCCCGGCGAACGTCGACGACCGTTCGCGGCGCCACACGAGCTGCCGCACAACATGGCGATATCGCTCGAGCGGAAAAGGCCGCGGAACAACTGCGGCTGGACTACGAGGCGTTGGAAGTCGAACTTCGCGAGGACATCGACGCGCTCGGTTCGACCTATGACATTCAGAACTTAGAGCTAGAAACCGTCATCGTGGCACCCCGCAAAGGTGACCTGAAGATCTCGGAGGTCCAGCTGGCCTGGGCCCCTTGGCAAATCGATGCCCATGGTATGGCTCAACCCTTGTTCGAAAACTAA
- a CDS encoding HEAT repeat domain-containing protein codes for MTSPAIEIESLLGPAADPVAAGTTMRQIAIANATEQATEWFQALWESKTELEQTDPAILGGLFRAIHTSILNSEDPAATIRPINPTLVFGILERLPESTPNRHLLMHLMTLARSGDHLHILTQMLVKFPPAGWMSVGQVLSPLLQYNDWEVSDFFPDVLEALAHPSVASPVLDVANFLTRTGRVETHPAASRIENLLRLLDAVVQKLERFESNPTEFGNDVETIQSVLGEAVALAVSLCDALGLIGDDRAKGKLHQAMQIKHRRVQSEAAGALTRLGDEAGQEHLLGLVAEPAARRRVLQYAEELDIADAIDEEYATPQALAEADVAVWLCQPQNMGVPPTEISVIDSKRMLWPSYSTPIDCFLVRFEFDFGDTQYSNVAIAGPTVHAFAADLAELPSNDIYAAYAGWHAEHKDIFAITEDHWNAAQKRMVSPLVEYLRREGYESIQPRILGFLLDEHAIVCEATREDRECVVVTDGLETIEQTTVGRPRPLGTQEMWYIYLGRKMLRTFNG; via the coding sequence ATGACCTCACCTGCAATTGAAATTGAATCTTTACTTGGCCCAGCAGCCGATCCGGTTGCTGCGGGGACCACGATGCGGCAGATCGCGATCGCCAATGCCACCGAGCAAGCGACCGAATGGTTCCAAGCACTCTGGGAATCGAAAACAGAGTTGGAGCAAACCGATCCTGCGATTTTGGGTGGATTGTTCCGTGCCATTCATACATCGATTTTGAATTCCGAAGATCCAGCCGCAACGATCCGCCCCATCAATCCGACTTTGGTCTTTGGGATCCTGGAACGGCTTCCGGAATCGACGCCAAACCGGCATCTGTTGATGCATTTGATGACGTTGGCTCGATCGGGCGACCACCTTCATATCCTGACTCAAATGTTGGTTAAATTCCCACCCGCGGGTTGGATGTCGGTTGGGCAAGTCCTCAGTCCGCTCCTGCAGTACAACGATTGGGAAGTGTCGGACTTTTTTCCCGATGTCCTCGAAGCCCTCGCACACCCCAGCGTCGCATCGCCTGTCCTTGACGTGGCCAATTTCCTCACACGAACCGGTCGTGTCGAAACGCATCCGGCAGCCTCTCGCATCGAGAACCTGCTTCGCTTGCTTGACGCAGTCGTGCAGAAGCTGGAACGGTTCGAATCGAATCCGACCGAATTTGGCAACGATGTTGAAACCATCCAATCGGTGTTAGGGGAAGCGGTCGCCCTGGCGGTTTCTCTTTGCGACGCGCTTGGTTTGATTGGGGACGATCGGGCAAAAGGGAAACTCCATCAGGCGATGCAGATCAAACATCGACGAGTGCAAAGCGAAGCCGCGGGCGCGTTGACTCGGCTGGGCGACGAAGCGGGCCAAGAACATTTGCTTGGGTTAGTGGCTGAACCGGCCGCTCGGCGACGAGTCCTCCAGTACGCAGAAGAACTGGATATTGCCGATGCAATCGACGAGGAGTATGCGACTCCGCAGGCGCTGGCCGAAGCCGACGTCGCGGTCTGGCTGTGCCAACCGCAGAACATGGGCGTCCCCCCGACCGAGATCTCGGTCATCGATTCCAAACGGATGTTATGGCCAAGTTATTCGACTCCCATCGATTGCTTCCTGGTCCGATTTGAATTTGATTTCGGAGACACCCAGTACAGCAATGTGGCGATCGCCGGTCCCACGGTCCACGCCTTTGCAGCTGACTTGGCAGAGCTTCCGAGCAATGACATCTACGCCGCCTACGCCGGTTGGCACGCCGAACACAAAGATATTTTTGCCATCACCGAGGACCACTGGAACGCCGCTCAAAAACGAATGGTATCCCCACTGGTGGAATACCTGCGGCGTGAAGGTTACGAATCGATCCAGCCTCGCATTCTAGGGTTCCTACTGGATGAACATGCGATTGTCTGCGAAGCGACCCGTGAAGATCGCGAATGTGTGGTGGTTACCGACGGGCTGGAAACGATCGAGCAAACGACCGTCGGTCGCCCGCGTCCGCTGGGCACTCAAGAAATGTGGTACATCTATCTTGGCCGCAAGATGCTGCGAACCTTCAACGGTTAA
- a CDS encoding twin-arginine translocation signal domain-containing protein codes for MNPLNASNRRNFLRQTAMATAAGVPALAGLEGLGAVSAAESQLPAGSVRFNDDVEPLIRLIEETPRQRVIEEVADRVRKGNVQYRQLLAALLLAGIRNVQPRPSVGHKFHAVLVVHSAHLASLSSPDVDRWLPLFWALDNFKSAQARDTRENNWTMSEVDEAAVPASHLAIPRLREALGNWDEAAADVAVVSLCRGQSAGTAFDLLAEFAPRDFRSIGHKAIYLANGYRTLQTIGWEHAEPVLRSVVYAMLNHQGEPNPAKSDLVADRDSRINRPRAAELKANWYEGKIDDGATLELLTALREVSPDDASRLVAEQLNRGVAPQSIYDAMFASAAELTMRQPAIVPLHAMTTTNAMHYTYQMGTQDLNRRFLLLQNASFLARFRDAATGRGKLADLQIDRLKVSEDTPASDLTEIFTTLRKDKTQAAEQALQFLQSGRPATDLVTHARRLIFQKGRDSHDYKYSSAVLEDYQTISPAWRDRFLAASLFKMRTESESTNGLIERIREVV; via the coding sequence GTGAATCCGTTGAATGCTTCCAATCGACGAAACTTTCTGCGTCAAACGGCGATGGCTACAGCCGCCGGGGTGCCGGCGCTGGCTGGACTGGAAGGATTAGGGGCCGTTTCGGCCGCAGAGTCGCAGTTGCCTGCCGGTAGTGTTCGTTTCAATGACGATGTCGAACCTCTGATTCGTTTGATCGAGGAGACTCCGCGTCAACGAGTGATCGAAGAAGTTGCCGACCGAGTTCGGAAGGGTAACGTGCAGTATCGGCAATTGTTGGCGGCTTTGTTGTTGGCGGGAATTCGCAATGTCCAGCCCAGGCCTTCGGTGGGGCATAAATTTCACGCGGTTTTGGTGGTCCATTCGGCACACCTGGCCAGTCTTTCCTCACCCGATGTCGATCGTTGGCTGCCCCTTTTCTGGGCGCTCGACAATTTCAAAAGCGCTCAGGCTCGTGACACCCGTGAAAACAATTGGACGATGTCGGAGGTCGATGAAGCGGCCGTGCCAGCGTCCCATTTGGCGATTCCGCGTTTGAGAGAGGCTCTTGGAAATTGGGACGAAGCGGCCGCCGATGTGGCCGTTGTATCGCTTTGCCGTGGGCAGTCTGCTGGGACCGCGTTTGATCTATTGGCAGAGTTCGCTCCGCGTGACTTTCGCAGCATTGGTCATAAGGCGATTTACCTTGCCAATGGGTATCGAACCCTTCAGACGATCGGCTGGGAGCATGCGGAACCGGTTTTGCGCAGCGTTGTCTATGCGATGCTGAATCACCAAGGAGAACCCAATCCGGCGAAGAGCGACCTTGTCGCCGACCGGGACAGCCGGATCAATCGGCCGCGAGCTGCCGAACTTAAAGCCAACTGGTATGAAGGCAAAATTGACGATGGGGCGACGTTGGAATTATTGACCGCGCTGCGGGAAGTGAGCCCGGATGACGCCAGTCGTCTGGTCGCAGAACAATTGAATCGAGGCGTTGCGCCTCAGTCGATCTACGACGCGATGTTCGCTTCGGCCGCGGAACTAACGATGCGCCAACCGGCGATCGTTCCGCTGCATGCGATGACGACCACCAACGCGATGCATTACACCTACCAGATGGGAACTCAGGATTTAAACCGGCGATTTTTGCTCCTGCAAAACGCTTCCTTTCTGGCCCGTTTTCGCGATGCGGCCACCGGACGCGGCAAATTGGCAGACCTGCAAATCGATCGCCTAAAAGTTTCAGAAGATACGCCGGCCAGCGATTTGACGGAAATCTTTACGACTTTGCGAAAAGATAAAACGCAAGCGGCTGAGCAGGCATTGCAGTTCCTCCAATCGGGGCGGCCGGCGACGGATTTGGTGACCCATGCCCGGCGGTTGATTTTCCAGAAAGGCCGCGATTCGCACGACTATAAATATAGTTCTGCCGTGCTTGAAGATTACCAGACGATCTCGCCCGCTTGGCGGGATCGTTTTCTGGCGGCTTCCTTGTTCAAGATGCGAACGGAATCGGAATCGACCAACGGTTTGATCGAGCGAATTCGCGAAGTGGTTTAA
- a CDS encoding DUF3472 domain-containing protein, whose amino-acid sequence MNLTVLRLVVVLLLSIGAVPALLAEDWSVPLAGNCFRSQPGPGGRLFDANGDLRCSGSDQVFSVYFRVDRPGKLKLAIRARSLDGDSQVQASVGDQEFVVDLKGAPAVDYPLGEVSVSQPGYVRIDLRDGDRSGSGVAMISELLVSASVPDMKVDFVRNNDGNMFYWGRRGPSVHLRYQLPPGKQLTYAYNEITVPVGQDPIGSYFMSNGFSEGYFGFQVNSDRERRVLFSVWSPFKTDNPAEIPDADRIETVAKGEGVSAQDFGNEGSGGQSFLRYPWKAGETYRFLTEVKPDGKGNTFYTSWFGDKKKDEWRLIATFRRPKTDKHLTGFHSFLENFSPAYGHIGRSAHYGNQWVRDTEGEWHESSKAYFTADNTARRGHRLDYGGGSEGDHFFLRNCGFFAQPVSFDQNFERQSTAAQKPEIDFDTLPRK is encoded by the coding sequence ATGAATTTGACTGTGTTGCGTCTTGTGGTTGTCTTGCTGCTATCGATCGGTGCGGTCCCTGCCCTTTTGGCGGAAGACTGGTCCGTCCCCTTGGCTGGGAACTGTTTTCGCAGCCAACCGGGACCGGGCGGAAGACTGTTTGACGCAAATGGCGACCTGCGTTGTAGTGGTTCCGATCAGGTCTTTTCGGTCTACTTCCGCGTCGATCGACCAGGGAAATTGAAACTTGCCATTCGAGCCCGTTCACTGGATGGTGATTCTCAGGTGCAAGCTTCGGTGGGCGACCAGGAATTTGTTGTCGACCTGAAGGGGGCGCCAGCCGTTGATTATCCGCTGGGTGAAGTCTCGGTGTCTCAGCCCGGCTATGTGCGAATTGATTTGCGGGATGGAGATCGATCGGGATCTGGTGTGGCGATGATCAGTGAACTGCTTGTCAGCGCTTCAGTGCCCGATATGAAGGTCGACTTCGTCCGCAATAACGACGGCAATATGTTTTACTGGGGGCGTCGTGGGCCGTCGGTTCACTTGCGGTATCAGTTGCCGCCGGGCAAACAGTTGACGTACGCCTACAACGAAATCACGGTCCCCGTCGGACAAGACCCGATTGGTTCCTACTTCATGTCCAATGGTTTTAGTGAGGGGTACTTTGGGTTTCAGGTCAACAGTGACCGCGAACGCCGCGTCTTGTTTTCGGTCTGGAGTCCCTTTAAGACAGACAACCCAGCGGAGATCCCTGACGCCGATCGAATTGAAACGGTAGCAAAGGGCGAAGGCGTGTCGGCTCAAGATTTTGGTAACGAAGGCTCAGGTGGGCAGAGCTTTCTGCGTTACCCGTGGAAAGCGGGTGAAACCTATCGCTTTCTGACCGAAGTGAAACCGGATGGAAAAGGGAACACGTTTTACACCTCTTGGTTTGGAGACAAGAAAAAGGATGAGTGGCGTTTGATCGCTACGTTCCGGCGTCCGAAAACCGACAAACACCTGACAGGCTTTCATTCCTTCTTGGAAAATTTCTCGCCAGCGTACGGGCATATCGGTCGTTCCGCGCATTACGGAAACCAGTGGGTGCGTGATACCGAAGGAGAGTGGCACGAATCGAGTAAGGCCTATTTCACGGCCGACAATACGGCTCGTCGTGGCCATCGATTGGATTATGGCGGCGGAAGTGAAGGCGATCATTTCTTCCTTCGCAACTGCGGTTTCTTTGCACAGCCGGTTTCGTTCGATCAAAATTTTGAACGCCAGTCGACCGCAGCACAAAAACCGGAAATCGATTTCGACACGCTCCCAAGGAAGTGA
- a CDS encoding BBP7 family outer membrane beta-barrel protein has protein sequence MRSNRITNHLQSTSLVGALVFLLLASVAIPVSAQVRVKKQDRGSYQAPTLASNDDDVLEPFSDLVIEDSGDVRPVDFESMEPPVMYDGPMYEEEMHYSGAGGCDGMGCSGCGVCTVPACLPCSPWFASAEVMLFWRRPQGLPALATTSDPGTDFADAGVLGLGSTSILFGQDQVGSKMNVGGRFTLGTWLDNAGLASLTGRFWFTGNQEYGGDWNSATTPIIARPYLDFTTDPNGVSNADVISYPGQRSGFLTIKGSSDVYGADLSMRQLSMEGLGGRIDFMYGYQYMRVNEDLAINSESLILADDSLPVGAMFNVTDQFETRNEFHGAQLGFSGFHREGRWSLDTMMKFGFGALTREARRSGVTNITNGGVTISQAGGGLLVRDSSAGTFTSSTFAWAPEFNVNVGYQARRGIDLSVGYSVVGLTDAVQPWRLVDPQLATDLNDDPTLPKGVISYGSFWVQAIQFGARWNY, from the coding sequence GTGCGATCGAATCGAATTACCAATCACCTGCAGTCCACCTCTTTGGTGGGGGCTCTTGTTTTCTTGTTGCTGGCCTCAGTAGCGATCCCCGTTTCTGCTCAGGTACGGGTGAAAAAACAGGACCGTGGGAGTTATCAGGCTCCCACACTTGCTTCCAATGATGATGATGTCTTGGAGCCGTTTAGTGATTTGGTGATCGAGGATTCGGGCGACGTCCGCCCTGTCGATTTTGAGTCGATGGAACCGCCGGTGATGTACGACGGGCCGATGTACGAAGAAGAGATGCATTATTCCGGAGCCGGTGGATGTGATGGAATGGGGTGCAGTGGTTGTGGAGTCTGTACGGTGCCGGCCTGTTTGCCATGCAGCCCGTGGTTTGCGTCGGCCGAAGTGATGCTCTTTTGGCGTCGTCCACAGGGGCTTCCTGCCTTGGCGACGACCAGCGATCCGGGAACGGATTTCGCCGACGCGGGGGTTTTGGGGCTGGGGTCAACAAGCATTCTTTTTGGCCAAGATCAGGTCGGCAGTAAAATGAATGTTGGCGGTCGCTTCACTCTCGGAACTTGGTTGGACAACGCGGGGCTCGCTTCGCTGACCGGACGTTTTTGGTTCACTGGCAACCAAGAGTACGGTGGCGACTGGAATTCAGCGACAACACCAATCATCGCTCGTCCCTATCTGGATTTCACGACCGATCCGAACGGCGTTTCCAACGCGGATGTGATTTCGTATCCGGGACAACGAAGTGGATTTCTGACGATCAAAGGATCGAGTGATGTGTACGGGGCCGATCTTTCGATGCGGCAACTGTCGATGGAGGGCTTGGGCGGCCGAATCGATTTCATGTACGGATACCAGTACATGCGAGTCAACGAAGACCTGGCGATCAATAGTGAATCATTGATCTTGGCGGACGATTCACTTCCCGTCGGAGCGATGTTTAACGTCACCGATCAGTTTGAAACTAGAAATGAATTCCATGGAGCTCAGCTTGGGTTCAGTGGCTTTCATCGCGAGGGACGTTGGTCGCTTGATACGATGATGAAATTTGGTTTTGGTGCCCTGACGCGAGAAGCCCGCCGCAGTGGTGTCACGAACATCACAAATGGTGGGGTAACGATTTCACAAGCCGGTGGAGGATTGTTGGTCCGCGATAGCAGTGCAGGAACCTTCACCAGCAGCACCTTTGCATGGGCTCCGGAATTCAACGTGAACGTCGGGTACCAAGCCCGCCGCGGTATCGATCTTTCGGTTGGTTACAGCGTCGTCGGACTGACCGATGCCGTGCAGCCTTGGCGGTTGGTTGACCCACAATTGGCGACCGATTTGAACGACGATCCAACGCTTCCCAAAGGCGTGATCTCCTACGGTAGTTTCTGGGTCCAAGCGATTCAGTTCGGGGCACGCTGGAACTACTAG
- a CDS encoding HU family DNA-binding protein, giving the protein MAKVPAKPLTKTQILANISEQTELTKKDVALVFDALSDEIAESLKTAGQFTIPGLCKITVKVVDAKPKRKGRNPATGEEIWLNPKPASKKLTIRPLKNLKDMV; this is encoded by the coding sequence ATGGCAAAAGTTCCCGCAAAGCCGCTCACCAAGACTCAGATTTTGGCGAACATTTCTGAGCAAACCGAGCTGACCAAGAAAGACGTTGCACTTGTCTTTGATGCATTGTCCGATGAGATCGCTGAATCGCTGAAGACTGCGGGCCAATTCACCATTCCTGGCCTGTGCAAAATCACTGTCAAAGTGGTTGATGCCAAGCCAAAACGAAAAGGCCGCAACCCAGCGACCGGTGAAGAAATTTGGTTGAACCCAAAACCAGCAAGCAAGAAGCTGACCATTCGTCCTCTGAAAAACCTGAAAGACATGGTTTAA
- a CDS encoding ABC1 kinase family protein — MKISSIPQLYRNLKRWRQILQVLRRYGLADWLSHFPRLPFRDILKDRSGVPLTQYSREKRVRMALTELGPTFIKLGQILSARPDLVGPELADELKQLRANVSPDSPEVVRRILKEELGAQFELEIVELNDSPIATASIGQVHEARLANGRQVVIKVQRDGIENIILQDLEVLTGLAQLAEHVETLAAFGPAELARQIMPMLRRELDFERELTNMLMFREFFADDPKLVVPEPVIELCTRRVLVMTRLEGPSIAKWDSGSLEERETIAHRVTDSYMKMLFNHGTFHADPHPGNLLVMPEGGLGILDFGMIGRIDDRLRETIEEMLFAISAGDERMLLRLVKRVGNPPATLDDASLSVDIGDYVGIYGRQGLGRFNLTSALNDLSEILHRHKIKLPSQSALLLKMLVSLEGTLSALDAKFDSLEVMGGFVRRAMLRRISPRRRIRQARRIYLEAENFLEFAPDQVMGLLTQARQGSLSMNLEHRRLSPSVNRLVLGIMASSLFLGASLMLAYEVPPVVFPENPFLGFHRLSLFGIAGAVLSLMIMLRLLLAINHSGNLTKGEHD, encoded by the coding sequence ATGAAAATCTCGTCGATCCCGCAGCTGTACCGAAATCTGAAGCGTTGGCGTCAGATCCTGCAGGTACTGCGCCGCTATGGATTGGCTGATTGGTTAAGCCATTTCCCTCGCCTGCCGTTTCGCGACATTTTAAAGGACCGCAGCGGCGTTCCCTTAACGCAGTACTCGCGAGAAAAGCGAGTCCGGATGGCGTTGACCGAACTGGGGCCAACGTTCATTAAACTGGGCCAGATTCTATCGGCACGCCCCGACTTGGTCGGCCCCGAATTAGCCGACGAACTAAAACAACTGCGAGCGAATGTTTCTCCCGATTCCCCCGAGGTGGTGCGGAGAATTTTGAAAGAGGAACTGGGGGCTCAGTTCGAACTGGAAATTGTCGAATTGAACGACTCCCCGATCGCAACCGCCTCGATTGGACAGGTCCATGAAGCGAGGCTTGCCAATGGCCGCCAAGTGGTGATCAAAGTCCAACGCGATGGCATCGAAAATATCATTCTTCAGGATTTGGAAGTCCTGACCGGATTGGCTCAATTGGCTGAACACGTCGAAACGTTGGCGGCGTTTGGACCCGCGGAACTTGCACGGCAGATCATGCCCATGCTAAGACGCGAGCTCGATTTTGAGCGTGAGCTAACCAACATGTTGATGTTTCGCGAATTCTTCGCCGACGATCCTAAGCTGGTGGTCCCTGAACCGGTTATCGAACTCTGTACCCGCCGCGTCTTGGTGATGACTCGCTTGGAAGGTCCCAGCATTGCGAAGTGGGATTCCGGCAGCCTTGAGGAACGGGAAACGATTGCCCACCGCGTCACCGATTCCTACATGAAGATGCTGTTTAATCATGGAACTTTCCATGCGGATCCTCATCCCGGCAATTTGCTGGTCATGCCTGAAGGAGGGCTGGGGATCCTTGATTTCGGAATGATCGGCCGGATCGACGACCGATTGCGTGAAACGATCGAAGAGATGTTATTCGCGATCTCGGCCGGAGATGAGCGAATGCTGCTGCGATTGGTGAAGCGAGTCGGTAACCCTCCAGCGACGTTGGACGATGCATCGTTGTCGGTCGACATTGGCGATTACGTTGGCATCTATGGCCGGCAGGGGCTCGGGCGGTTTAACCTGACCTCCGCCTTAAATGACTTAAGCGAAATCTTGCATCGTCATAAGATCAAATTGCCTAGTCAGTCTGCACTGCTGTTGAAGATGCTGGTTTCCTTGGAAGGAACGCTCAGTGCGCTCGACGCAAAATTTGATTCATTAGAGGTGATGGGCGGATTCGTACGACGCGCAATGCTCCGTCGGATTAGTCCCCGCAGGCGGATTCGGCAGGCCAGACGGATCTATTTGGAAGCCGAAAACTTCCTTGAATTTGCACCCGATCAAGTCATGGGGCTGTTAACACAAGCCAGGCAAGGCAGTTTGAGCATGAACCTTGAACACCGTCGTCTGAGCCCATCGGTTAACCGATTGGTCCTGGGGATCATGGCCAGTTCGCTATTTTTAGGGGCGTCACTGATGCTGGCCTATGAGGTGCCTCCAGTCGTCTTTCCGGAAAACCCCTTTCTAGGTTTTCATCGACTTTCATTGTTCGGGATCGCCGGAGCCGTCCTGAGTCTGATGATCATGTTGCGACTGCTATTGGCGATTAACCACAGTGGGAACCTAACCAAAGGAGAGCACGATTGA